In one window of Arthrobacter pascens DNA:
- a CDS encoding ABC transporter substrate-binding protein has protein sequence MKKSLGVAAAAAVIALSLSACGGSAPASTEAKGEINYWLWDANQLPAYQQCADDFTKANPDIKVKITQRGWDDYWTTLTNGFVSGTAPDVFTDHLAKYPEYASKKQLLSLDDAVKNDNLKLDIYNKGLSDLWVGQDGKRYGLPKDWDTIAMFYNKKLVADAGYTEEQLKGLDWNPKDGGSYEKAIAHLTVDKNGKRGDEAGFDKNNVAVYGLGLENSGGGDGQTQWSFLSATMGWTHTDKNPWGTKFNFDDPKFQETIAWWAGLADKGYMPKLETTVGASVSDNYGAGKAAINTGGSWMIGQYTGYKGVETGIAPTPKGPDGKRASMFNGLADSIWAGTKNPAASVKWVEYLASTACQDVVAGKAVVFPAISTSSEKAADAFKAKGIDVSAFTTHVKDGTTFLFPIADKSAKVTGIMKPAMDAVLSGKKPASSLTEANDQVNALFK, from the coding sequence ATGAAAAAATCCCTTGGCGTCGCCGCTGCAGCTGCCGTCATTGCCCTGTCCCTGTCCGCCTGCGGCGGGTCCGCTCCAGCTTCCACGGAGGCCAAGGGCGAGATCAACTACTGGCTCTGGGACGCCAACCAGCTCCCCGCCTACCAGCAGTGCGCTGACGATTTCACCAAGGCCAACCCCGACATCAAGGTGAAAATCACCCAGCGCGGCTGGGATGACTACTGGACCACCCTGACCAACGGTTTTGTGTCTGGAACAGCCCCCGACGTCTTCACGGACCACTTGGCCAAGTACCCGGAGTACGCCTCCAAGAAACAGCTCCTGTCGCTGGACGACGCGGTCAAGAACGACAACCTGAAGCTGGACATCTACAACAAGGGCCTGAGCGACCTGTGGGTCGGCCAGGACGGCAAACGCTACGGTCTCCCGAAGGACTGGGACACCATCGCCATGTTCTACAACAAGAAGCTCGTGGCCGACGCCGGCTACACCGAAGAGCAGCTTAAGGGCCTGGACTGGAACCCGAAGGACGGCGGCAGCTACGAAAAGGCCATCGCCCACCTGACCGTCGACAAGAACGGCAAGCGCGGAGACGAAGCCGGCTTCGACAAGAACAACGTGGCGGTCTACGGGCTGGGCCTGGAAAACTCCGGCGGCGGAGATGGCCAGACCCAGTGGAGCTTCCTCAGCGCCACAATGGGCTGGACCCACACGGACAAGAACCCGTGGGGCACCAAGTTCAACTTCGACGATCCCAAGTTCCAGGAAACCATTGCCTGGTGGGCCGGACTCGCAGACAAGGGCTACATGCCCAAGCTTGAAACCACAGTAGGTGCCAGCGTGTCTGACAACTACGGAGCCGGCAAGGCCGCCATCAACACCGGCGGCTCCTGGATGATCGGCCAGTACACCGGCTACAAGGGAGTGGAAACAGGTATCGCCCCCACCCCCAAGGGACCTGACGGCAAGCGGGCCAGCATGTTCAACGGCCTGGCTGACTCCATCTGGGCCGGCACCAAGAACCCGGCAGCCTCAGTGAAGTGGGTGGAGTACCTCGCCTCCACAGCATGCCAGGACGTCGTGGCCGGCAAGGCTGTCGTGTTCCCCGCCATCAGCACGTCCTCGGAGAAGGCAGCCGACGCGTTCAAAGCCAAGGGCATCGACGTCTCCGCCTTCACCACCCACGTCAAGGACGGCACAACGTTCCTGTTCCCCATTGCTGACAAGTCCGCCAAGGTCACCGGCATCATGAAGCCGGCGATGGACGCTGTCCTCTCCGGCAAGAAGCCCGCCAGCTCCCTGACCGAAGCCAACGACCAGGTCAACGCGCTGTTCAAGTAG
- a CDS encoding Gfo/Idh/MocA family protein, producing the protein MTFSIGLVGVGQFGGQFAHLFNLHPGVSDVYVVDDIPERAAEAAGRFHLAGVKSSFDELLASDVDAVAIFTQRWTHGPLVEQALRAGKHVYSAVPMAISEDEIARIITAVRETGNVYMMGETSYYNPATVYARKQLAAGKFGRIFYTEGDYVHDMDLGFYDAYQYSGGERWKETASYPPMLYPTHAVGGVLGAVPAHAVSVSCVGVKDHLDDGVFDKEVSMFGNDFSNATALFELNDGGVMRTNEMRRVGYPSHIRESRFRFFGTEASFEQLAKVTVWQDKENVHDISEQLETRPSMSLDDPSLANVAPELRDAFVSGLSPVHDAERLPEEFRGAPNGHEGSHHFLVDDFVTAVNAGTLPPVNAWVAARFTMPGIVAHESALRGGERLPIHDFGDAPQRG; encoded by the coding sequence ATGACGTTTTCAATCGGTTTGGTGGGAGTGGGCCAGTTCGGCGGCCAGTTCGCGCACCTGTTCAACCTGCACCCCGGGGTCAGCGACGTATATGTGGTGGATGATATTCCCGAGCGCGCGGCCGAGGCCGCAGGCCGGTTCCACCTGGCGGGCGTGAAGTCGAGTTTCGATGAGCTGCTGGCCTCCGACGTCGATGCGGTTGCCATCTTCACCCAGCGCTGGACGCACGGTCCCTTGGTTGAGCAGGCCCTCCGCGCCGGCAAGCACGTCTACTCTGCGGTCCCCATGGCCATTTCGGAAGATGAGATTGCGCGGATCATCACCGCCGTCCGCGAAACCGGGAACGTGTACATGATGGGCGAGACCAGCTACTACAACCCCGCAACCGTCTATGCCCGCAAGCAGCTTGCCGCCGGGAAGTTTGGCCGAATCTTCTACACAGAAGGCGACTACGTCCACGACATGGACCTTGGCTTCTATGACGCCTACCAGTACAGCGGAGGCGAGCGCTGGAAGGAGACAGCCAGCTACCCGCCCATGCTGTACCCCACCCACGCCGTCGGCGGGGTCCTGGGCGCCGTGCCGGCGCATGCCGTCAGCGTCAGCTGCGTGGGGGTGAAGGACCACCTCGACGACGGCGTGTTCGACAAGGAAGTCAGCATGTTCGGCAACGACTTCTCCAACGCCACTGCCCTGTTCGAACTGAACGACGGCGGCGTGATGCGCACCAACGAGATGCGCCGGGTGGGCTACCCGTCCCACATCAGGGAGTCCCGGTTCCGCTTCTTCGGCACAGAGGCCAGCTTCGAACAGCTCGCGAAGGTCACCGTGTGGCAGGACAAGGAAAACGTCCACGACATTTCGGAGCAACTGGAGACCCGGCCCAGCATGTCCCTGGATGACCCGTCGCTGGCGAACGTGGCCCCCGAGCTGAGGGACGCCTTCGTCTCCGGACTGTCCCCGGTCCATGATGCGGAACGCCTCCCGGAGGAGTTCCGCGGGGCACCCAACGGTCATGAGGGCAGCCACCACTTCCTGGTGGACGATTTTGTCACTGCGGTTAACGCCGGCACGCTGCCGCCGGTCAACGCCTGGGTCGCTGCGCGGTTCACGATGCCTGGCATCGTGGCCCACGAATCCGCCCTGCGTGGCGGGGAACGGCTACCCATCCACGACTTCGGCGATGCCCCCCAACGGGGATAG
- the acs gene encoding acetate--CoA ligase: MSQDTPSSPATAAAGTQPGAPQGDAFENLLHESRKFAPTAEFAANAVVTAAEYAEADADRPAFWARQARELLTWSKDFTQALDWSNPPFAKWFVGGELNAAYNALDRHVENGLGDRVAIYFEGEPGDTRTYTYSQLTEEVKKAANAFESLGVAKGDRVAVYLPMIPEAVITLLACARIGAVHSVVFGGFSADALRSRIEDAEAKLVVTADGTYRRGKPSPLKSAVDEALSKDGHTVQNVVVVKRNGADVDWHGGRDHWWADTVDQASTNHQAVGHDSEHPLYILYTSGTTGKPKGILHTTGGYLTQTAYTHKAVFDLHPDTDVYWCTADVGWVTGHSYVAYAPLINGATQVMYEGTPDSPHQGRWWEIVEKYKVSILYTAPTAIRTFMKWGKEIPAKYDLSSIRVLGSVGEPINPEAWMWYREVIGGNAGRNGERKENPAPIVDTWWQTETGAQMIAPLPGVTATKPGSAQVPLPGIAVDVVDENGASVPDGHGGFLVIREPWPAMLRGIWGDPERFKETYWSRFEGMYFAGDGAKKDDDGDIWLLGRVDDVMNISGHRLSTTEIESALVSHPAVAEAAVVGAADETTGQAVVAFVILRGDAVDTGDTIIQELRNHVGKEIGPIAKPKTILVVPELPKTRSGKIIRRLLKDIAEGREVGDATTLADNTVMQQIAASLRK; the protein is encoded by the coding sequence ATGTCCCAGGACACCCCCAGCTCACCTGCTACCGCCGCCGCCGGCACCCAGCCAGGAGCCCCGCAGGGCGATGCTTTTGAGAACCTGCTGCACGAGTCCCGCAAGTTCGCGCCGACGGCGGAGTTTGCCGCGAACGCGGTGGTCACTGCGGCCGAGTACGCGGAGGCTGACGCGGACCGGCCGGCTTTTTGGGCAAGGCAGGCGCGGGAGCTGCTGACCTGGAGCAAGGACTTCACGCAGGCATTGGACTGGTCCAACCCGCCGTTCGCCAAGTGGTTTGTCGGCGGTGAGCTAAACGCCGCCTACAACGCACTGGACCGGCACGTCGAAAACGGGCTCGGCGACAGGGTTGCCATCTACTTCGAGGGCGAACCCGGAGACACCCGCACCTACACCTACAGCCAGCTCACCGAAGAAGTTAAGAAAGCTGCGAACGCTTTCGAGTCACTCGGCGTGGCCAAGGGCGACCGGGTCGCGGTATACCTGCCGATGATCCCGGAGGCCGTCATCACCCTGCTGGCCTGCGCCCGGATCGGCGCGGTGCATTCGGTGGTGTTCGGCGGCTTCTCCGCGGACGCCCTGCGGTCCCGCATCGAGGACGCCGAAGCCAAACTCGTGGTCACCGCCGACGGCACCTACCGCCGCGGCAAGCCCAGCCCGCTCAAGAGCGCCGTCGATGAGGCCTTGTCGAAGGACGGGCACACCGTGCAGAACGTGGTGGTAGTCAAGCGCAACGGAGCGGACGTGGACTGGCACGGGGGCCGGGACCACTGGTGGGCAGACACCGTGGACCAGGCCTCCACCAATCACCAAGCCGTCGGCCATGACTCCGAGCACCCGCTCTACATCCTCTACACCTCCGGCACCACCGGCAAACCCAAAGGCATTCTGCACACCACTGGCGGCTACCTCACCCAGACCGCCTACACCCACAAGGCAGTCTTCGACCTGCACCCGGACACGGACGTGTACTGGTGCACCGCTGACGTCGGCTGGGTCACCGGCCATTCATACGTTGCCTACGCCCCGCTCATCAACGGTGCCACCCAGGTCATGTACGAGGGAACCCCGGACTCCCCGCACCAGGGCCGCTGGTGGGAGATTGTCGAAAAATACAAGGTCTCCATCCTCTACACCGCCCCCACGGCCATCCGGACGTTCATGAAATGGGGCAAGGAAATCCCCGCCAAATACGATCTGTCCTCCATCCGGGTGCTCGGTTCAGTGGGCGAACCCATCAACCCCGAAGCCTGGATGTGGTACCGGGAAGTCATCGGCGGCAACGCCGGAAGGAACGGCGAACGCAAGGAGAACCCGGCCCCGATCGTGGACACCTGGTGGCAGACCGAAACAGGGGCGCAGATGATCGCCCCGCTCCCGGGAGTCACCGCGACCAAGCCCGGCTCCGCACAGGTCCCGCTACCCGGCATCGCGGTGGATGTCGTGGACGAGAACGGCGCCTCCGTGCCGGACGGCCACGGCGGGTTCCTGGTGATCCGCGAACCGTGGCCCGCCATGCTCCGCGGTATCTGGGGCGACCCCGAGCGGTTCAAGGAGACCTACTGGTCCCGCTTCGAAGGCATGTACTTCGCCGGGGACGGCGCCAAGAAAGACGACGACGGAGATATCTGGCTCCTGGGCCGGGTGGATGACGTGATGAACATCTCCGGCCACCGGCTCTCCACCACCGAAATCGAATCGGCACTGGTGTCCCACCCCGCGGTGGCGGAGGCCGCCGTCGTCGGTGCGGCAGACGAAACGACCGGCCAGGCCGTCGTCGCGTTTGTCATCCTGCGTGGGGACGCCGTAGATACCGGCGACACGATCATCCAGGAACTCCGCAACCACGTGGGCAAGGAGATCGGCCCCATCGCCAAACCCAAAACGATTCTCGTCGTCCCCGAACTGCCCAAAACCCGCTCCGGCAAAATCATCCGCCGCCTCCTCAAAGACATCGCCGAAGGACGCGAAGTGGGAGACGCCACCACCCTCGCCGACAACACCGTCATGCAACAGATCGCCGCCTCCCTCCGAAAGTAG
- a CDS encoding carbohydrate ABC transporter permease, with protein MTTLTKQQRDPADRAARSGGARTGSSGKKSITHRMGDLKIALVFIFPAMIGFVAFFLIPTIRGVYLSFTEYSILGDPTWIGLKNYSSIFSDELFWNAMAVTVQYVGLNIGFQTVIALGLALLMHRVAKSTFIRGALLLPFLVANVIVALLWFWMLDYQLGIVNEVISWFGLPRVAFFGSEQWAIPTIAFVNVWRHMGYTALLIFAGLQSIPSHVYEVASLDGASPTRTFWSITMPLLRPVMVLVLVVTVIGSFQVFDTVAVTTGGGPINASRVIQMYIYQKAFTESDFGYASALSVILFVILALVAFVQMKFLKGNESDLD; from the coding sequence ATGACCACCCTTACAAAGCAGCAACGGGACCCGGCAGACCGGGCGGCACGCTCCGGGGGAGCTAGAACCGGAAGCAGTGGCAAGAAGAGCATCACCCACCGCATGGGCGACCTGAAGATCGCCCTGGTTTTCATCTTTCCGGCGATGATCGGCTTCGTCGCCTTCTTCCTCATCCCCACCATTCGGGGCGTCTATCTCAGCTTTACCGAATACAGCATCCTCGGAGACCCCACCTGGATCGGGCTCAAGAACTACTCGTCGATATTTTCCGATGAGCTCTTCTGGAACGCCATGGCCGTGACAGTGCAGTACGTCGGCCTCAACATCGGATTCCAGACAGTGATAGCCCTCGGACTGGCGCTCCTCATGCACCGGGTCGCCAAATCAACGTTCATCCGGGGTGCACTGCTCCTGCCGTTCCTCGTAGCGAATGTCATCGTGGCACTGCTGTGGTTCTGGATGCTCGACTACCAGTTGGGCATCGTCAACGAGGTCATCAGCTGGTTCGGCTTGCCGCGCGTCGCCTTCTTCGGCAGCGAGCAATGGGCCATCCCCACCATCGCCTTCGTCAACGTCTGGCGCCACATGGGCTATACGGCCCTGCTGATTTTCGCCGGACTGCAGTCGATTCCCAGCCACGTCTATGAGGTTGCATCCCTTGACGGAGCGTCCCCCACCCGAACGTTCTGGAGCATCACCATGCCGCTCCTGCGCCCAGTCATGGTTCTTGTCCTGGTTGTCACCGTCATCGGCTCCTTCCAGGTCTTCGACACCGTTGCGGTCACCACAGGCGGCGGTCCCATCAACGCTTCCCGCGTCATCCAGATGTACATCTACCAAAAGGCCTTCACCGAGTCGGACTTCGGGTACGCCTCTGCTCTGTCTGTCATTCTCTTCGTCATCCTCGCCCTGGTGGCCTTCGTTCAAATGAAGTTCCTCAAGGGCAACGAATCGGACCTGGACTAA
- a CDS encoding LacI family DNA-binding transcriptional regulator: protein MTSSAVNTPRGPVTRKDVARYAGVSTAVVSYVVNGGPKRVAPATEAKVQDAIRVLGYRPNAAARALKLGSSETIGLVIPDNSNPFFSLLSHAVEDAAAECGYALVLTNSDGSVAKERRHIRNLAARQVDGVVLASVLFEPDLVELDDADIPAVLLNHGDAAPGFSSVGVDLAASARLAVEHLIGHGHTNIGLAIGTNTANDVDGRERGWLQALSDAGLLEGPIVRGPFSRAGGYAAGQRLLSSANRPTAIFASSDMQAIGILRAIHEAGISVPGDIALASFDGSVEAEYSWPALTTVEQPVKAMAEAAVSALVGENRGKGAGHRQFPTRLLIRQSCGCP, encoded by the coding sequence ATGACTTCCTCGGCTGTAAACACTCCGCGCGGACCTGTGACCCGCAAGGATGTGGCCCGCTACGCCGGCGTCAGCACCGCCGTCGTCAGCTATGTTGTGAACGGCGGCCCCAAGCGGGTAGCTCCTGCAACCGAGGCCAAAGTGCAGGATGCCATCCGGGTGTTGGGGTACCGCCCCAACGCCGCAGCGCGTGCCCTCAAGCTGGGGTCCAGCGAAACCATTGGCCTGGTGATTCCGGATAACAGCAACCCGTTCTTCTCCCTGCTTTCGCACGCGGTGGAGGACGCGGCGGCCGAGTGCGGGTATGCCTTGGTTCTGACAAACTCGGACGGGAGCGTGGCAAAGGAGCGACGTCATATCCGAAACCTGGCCGCCCGCCAGGTGGACGGTGTAGTGCTGGCCAGCGTGCTTTTCGAGCCCGACCTCGTGGAACTGGACGACGCCGATATTCCGGCCGTGCTTCTCAATCATGGGGATGCGGCACCCGGCTTCAGCAGTGTGGGCGTGGATCTGGCCGCGAGTGCACGACTGGCCGTTGAGCACCTCATTGGCCATGGGCACACGAATATCGGCCTGGCAATTGGTACCAACACGGCCAACGATGTGGACGGCCGTGAAAGGGGATGGTTGCAGGCACTCTCGGACGCCGGGCTGCTGGAGGGTCCGATCGTGCGCGGGCCCTTTTCACGGGCTGGCGGGTACGCTGCCGGCCAGCGCCTTCTGTCCTCCGCGAACAGGCCGACGGCGATATTCGCCAGCTCTGATATGCAGGCGATAGGAATCCTCCGGGCGATTCACGAGGCCGGCATCTCTGTCCCCGGAGACATCGCGCTGGCTTCGTTTGATGGCTCGGTGGAAGCGGAGTATAGCTGGCCGGCCCTGACTACGGTGGAGCAACCGGTCAAGGCCATGGCAGAGGCCGCCGTCAGTGCCCTGGTCGGTGAAAATCGCGGTAAGGGGGCGGGTCACCGGCAGTTTCCCACCCGGCTACTCATCCGCCAGTCCTGCGGCTGCCCGTAG
- a CDS encoding alpha-galactosidase, with amino-acid sequence METLHLRTAGTSLVISFNSGEAEIIHWGADLGATLPDLAILGEPVPPSAVDANVPAGLLPQASSSWRGRPALRGHRFADGVPGHDFSTRLRTVSTAAEHNTAIIVQSDADAGIAVESSLTLHDGGLLEMRHTLTNGGTTPYQLDELATVLPVAPDAVELLDLTGRWCRETHPQRRSIQQGTWVRTGRHGRTGHDSSLLLAAGTEGFGNRHGKVWATHLAWSGNHEQFADSIGDGRTMIGGSELLGAAEVILQPGGSYTTPALFAAYSDRGLDGISEAFYSWFRSRPHHVLPAAGAATDPGKPRPVVLNTWEAMYFDHNLDALVELADSAAELGVERFVLDDGWFRGRRNDQAGLGDWYVDESLWPDGLGPLIEAVTSRGMEFGLWVEPEMINLDSDIARAHPDWIVGPSMHSHKDGGRLPVEWRTQHVIDLVNPEAWQYIFDRIDALLRENNISYLKWDQNRDLTEHGHAGRSSVHEQTLAAYRLFDSLRKAHPGVEIESCSSGGARVDLGILERTDRIWASDCNDALERQTIQRWTGMVVPPELVGAHVGPTTSHTTARTHDLSFRAITALFGHFGMEWDVRELQGAERAELKRFIALYKEHRALIHGGRMVRADVPDGSLLLHGVVAAPAIKGATAALFALVSTRTGFAEQPGRVTVPGLEPDRGYRVEAIFPTPADAGYAHNYTQVQPPAWLAGGAEANGRFLAEVGLPMPILNPEHAVLLKFTAL; translated from the coding sequence ATGGAAACGCTCCACCTCCGTACCGCCGGCACCAGCCTGGTGATCAGCTTCAACAGCGGGGAGGCCGAGATTATCCATTGGGGCGCCGATCTGGGCGCCACCCTGCCCGACCTCGCCATCCTGGGCGAGCCCGTCCCTCCCTCCGCCGTCGATGCCAATGTTCCTGCCGGTCTGCTGCCGCAGGCATCATCCAGTTGGCGCGGCAGGCCTGCCCTCCGTGGCCACCGCTTCGCCGACGGCGTCCCGGGCCACGATTTCTCCACGCGACTCCGCACCGTATCTACGGCCGCCGAACACAACACCGCGATCATCGTGCAGTCCGACGCCGACGCCGGAATCGCCGTCGAATCCTCCCTGACACTGCACGACGGCGGGCTGCTGGAGATGCGCCACACCTTGACCAACGGCGGGACCACTCCCTACCAACTCGACGAACTGGCCACGGTCCTCCCGGTGGCGCCGGACGCCGTCGAACTCCTGGACCTGACCGGGCGGTGGTGCCGTGAAACCCACCCCCAGCGCCGCTCCATCCAACAGGGCACCTGGGTCCGCACCGGCCGCCACGGCCGCACCGGCCACGATTCGTCCCTGCTGTTGGCAGCCGGCACCGAAGGCTTCGGCAACCGCCACGGAAAGGTCTGGGCCACCCACCTTGCCTGGAGCGGGAACCACGAACAGTTCGCGGACAGCATCGGCGATGGCCGCACCATGATCGGCGGCTCCGAGCTCCTGGGCGCTGCCGAGGTAATCCTCCAGCCCGGTGGCAGTTACACCACGCCCGCGCTCTTCGCAGCCTATTCGGACCGCGGCCTGGACGGCATCAGCGAGGCGTTCTACAGCTGGTTCCGCTCCCGCCCCCACCACGTCCTGCCTGCCGCAGGCGCCGCAACCGACCCGGGAAAGCCTCGCCCCGTGGTGCTCAACACGTGGGAAGCGATGTACTTCGACCACAACCTGGACGCCCTCGTCGAGCTGGCGGATTCCGCGGCGGAGCTGGGCGTGGAGCGTTTTGTGCTCGACGACGGCTGGTTCCGGGGACGCCGGAACGACCAGGCAGGGCTGGGTGACTGGTATGTCGACGAGTCCCTGTGGCCCGACGGCCTCGGTCCGCTGATCGAGGCTGTCACCTCCAGAGGGATGGAATTCGGCCTCTGGGTGGAGCCGGAAATGATCAACCTGGATTCAGATATCGCCCGGGCGCATCCCGACTGGATCGTCGGCCCCTCCATGCATTCGCATAAGGACGGGGGCCGCCTTCCGGTGGAGTGGCGGACCCAGCACGTCATCGACCTCGTGAACCCGGAAGCCTGGCAGTACATCTTTGACCGGATCGACGCCCTGCTCCGCGAGAACAACATCAGCTACCTCAAGTGGGACCAGAACCGCGACCTGACCGAGCACGGCCATGCGGGACGCTCCTCCGTCCACGAGCAGACGCTGGCTGCCTACCGCCTCTTTGACTCGCTCCGCAAGGCCCATCCCGGCGTCGAGATTGAAAGCTGCTCCTCAGGCGGCGCCCGGGTGGACCTGGGCATCCTGGAACGCACGGACCGGATCTGGGCCTCGGACTGCAACGACGCGCTGGAGCGGCAGACCATCCAGCGCTGGACCGGGATGGTCGTCCCGCCGGAACTGGTCGGAGCGCATGTGGGCCCCACCACCTCGCACACAACAGCCCGCACCCACGATCTTTCGTTCCGCGCCATCACGGCGTTGTTCGGGCACTTCGGGATGGAATGGGATGTCCGGGAGCTTCAGGGCGCCGAGCGGGCGGAGCTCAAGCGCTTCATCGCGCTGTACAAGGAGCACCGGGCCCTCATCCACGGCGGCCGGATGGTCCGTGCCGACGTCCCGGACGGCTCGCTGCTCCTGCACGGGGTAGTCGCAGCCCCTGCGATCAAGGGCGCGACGGCGGCTCTGTTCGCCCTGGTCAGCACCCGCACGGGTTTCGCAGAACAGCCCGGCCGGGTCACCGTCCCCGGGCTCGAGCCGGACCGCGGATACCGGGTGGAGGCAATTTTCCCCACACCGGCGGACGCCGGCTACGCCCACAATTACACCCAGGTCCAGCCGCCAGCCTGGTTGGCGGGCGGCGCTGAGGCAAACGGCCGTTTCCTGGCCGAAGTGGGCCTGCCCATGCCGATCCTCAATCCCGAGCACGCTGTCCTGCTGAAGTTCACTGCGCTCTAA
- a CDS encoding DeoR/GlpR family DNA-binding transcription regulator: MLPAARHQAIVDAIQRERVVRVSDLAQELGVSLMTVRRDIELLEEGGLLERIHGGAKLPGDVSTHEPGFELKSTQLTAEKRAIALEAAGLVHEGMAVGLSAGTTTWALAKELVNGPRITVVTNSVRIADLFHYGASTGSVRFGSTVILIGGERTPSDALVGPIATGALKQLHLDVLFLGVHGMDATAGFTTPNLLEAETDRAFVAAARKVVVLADHTKWGLLGISSIASLDDADEVISDAGLGLEAQRVLGERAKLRLASL, translated from the coding sequence ATGCTCCCCGCTGCACGTCACCAGGCCATTGTGGATGCCATCCAGCGCGAGCGTGTTGTCCGGGTCTCGGACCTGGCCCAGGAACTGGGTGTTTCACTCATGACGGTGCGCCGGGACATCGAACTGCTGGAGGAAGGCGGCCTGCTGGAGCGCATCCACGGAGGCGCCAAGCTGCCCGGTGATGTCAGCACCCATGAGCCGGGCTTCGAGCTCAAGTCAACGCAGCTTACCGCCGAGAAGCGGGCCATCGCCCTGGAGGCAGCCGGACTGGTGCACGAGGGCATGGCGGTAGGACTCAGCGCGGGAACGACGACCTGGGCCCTGGCCAAGGAGCTGGTCAACGGGCCGCGGATTACGGTGGTGACCAACTCTGTGCGGATCGCGGACCTTTTCCACTATGGCGCCTCAACCGGTTCAGTCCGCTTCGGCTCCACGGTGATTCTGATCGGCGGCGAACGGACTCCGTCGGATGCCTTGGTGGGGCCGATTGCTACCGGGGCGCTCAAGCAGCTGCACCTGGATGTGCTGTTCCTCGGCGTGCACGGGATGGACGCCACGGCGGGCTTCACCACGCCCAACCTGCTGGAAGCGGAGACGGACCGCGCCTTTGTTGCCGCGGCCCGGAAAGTGGTTGTCCTGGCCGACCACACCAAGTGGGGACTGCTGGGAATCAGTTCCATCGCATCCTTGGATGATGCTGACGAGGTCATCAGCGACGCCGGCCTGGGCCTTGAAGCCCAGCGGGTCCTCGGCGAGAGGGCCAAGCTCCGGCTCGCTTCCCTGTAG
- a CDS encoding carbohydrate ABC transporter permease, with amino-acid sequence MTTSTPSRQHAAAPTRALTTKPRKPINWRRAGAWTLVVIALIVTISPFLWMLRTALSSNHSLAANAGNLLPADFSWGAFKRVLGLQSPEEAIAEGGSGAAINFWWYLRSSIIVSTVVTVGQVFFSSMAAYAFARLRWPGREKVFALFLATMMVPPIFTALPNFLMIKNLGLLNTYPGIILPFLFMTPFAIFFLRQFFLSMSREVEEAAMLDGASKFRIYFKIVLPNAAAPMATLALLTFIGTWNEYFWPLLVGQDESVRVLTVGLGVFKSQSPQGAPDWSGLMAATLIAALPVLLLFIAFGKKVVNSIGFSGIK; translated from the coding sequence ATGACTACTTCGACTCCTTCCCGGCAACACGCCGCTGCCCCAACGCGCGCCCTCACCACCAAGCCCCGCAAGCCGATCAACTGGCGCCGCGCGGGAGCGTGGACCCTTGTGGTCATCGCGTTGATCGTCACCATTTCGCCTTTCCTATGGATGCTTCGCACTGCGCTCTCCAGCAACCATTCCCTCGCGGCCAATGCCGGCAACCTCCTGCCCGCCGATTTCAGCTGGGGCGCCTTCAAAAGGGTGCTCGGCCTGCAGTCACCGGAGGAAGCAATAGCCGAGGGCGGCTCGGGTGCGGCCATCAACTTCTGGTGGTACCTTCGCAGCTCCATCATCGTCTCCACGGTAGTCACCGTCGGTCAGGTGTTCTTTAGTTCCATGGCGGCCTACGCCTTCGCCCGGCTGCGCTGGCCGGGCCGGGAGAAAGTATTCGCCCTGTTCCTGGCCACGATGATGGTCCCGCCGATCTTCACGGCCCTGCCCAACTTCCTGATGATCAAGAACCTGGGCCTCCTGAACACGTACCCCGGCATCATCCTGCCGTTCCTGTTCATGACACCGTTCGCGATCTTCTTCCTGCGGCAGTTCTTCCTGAGCATGTCCCGGGAAGTGGAGGAGGCCGCCATGCTCGACGGCGCCAGCAAGTTCCGCATCTACTTCAAGATCGTGCTGCCGAATGCAGCAGCACCCATGGCCACCCTGGCACTGCTGACGTTCATCGGAACCTGGAACGAGTACTTCTGGCCGCTACTGGTGGGCCAGGACGAGAGCGTCCGGGTCCTCACGGTAGGCCTCGGTGTCTTCAAGTCCCAGTCCCCGCAGGGCGCCCCGGACTGGAGCGGGCTGATGGCGGCAACCCTCATAGCCGCCCTGCCGGTCCTCCTGCTATTCATCGCCTTCGGCAAGAAGGTAGTGAATTCCATTGGCTTCTCCGGAATCAAATAG